A single window of Natrinema sp. CBA1119 DNA harbors:
- a CDS encoding IS630 family transposase (programmed frameshift), with amino-acid sequence MATLDAATLDDLRDALAEVENKKPTQRLMAVINYLEEDDATMVEVAERYGYTGPWLSRWVGRLDRLADEPVEQVVYDDPREGRPAELSDEQHDKFVETLHESPEEVGLDAPAWSVPLARHYLAEEFDVEYCERHVRRLMSEAGLSWKTARPEFHKSDERAQEAWQEGFKKRNDLDDEYTILTIDQTRQVLSTLIYVWFPEGERPSLPVTGAWDSIKLLGAVSDGGETFFLPCAENFNSDTTIRLLDALQTEFGEKICVVLDNASYFTANAVQEFVEDTPIELCYLPRGSPELNPAEECWRQLDQELGNRLFETLDDLRGAALSALNRIEVPDIFTYLCP; translated from the exons ATGGCCACGCTTGACGCCGCCACCCTCGACGACCTCCGCGACGCTCTCGCGGAGGTCGAGAACAAGAAGCCGACACAGCGGCTGATGGCGGTGATCAACTACCTCGAAGAAGACGACGCGACGATGGTAGAGGTAGCTGAACGGTACGGATACACCGGTCCATGGCTGTCTCGTTGGGTTGGCCGGCTCGACCGGCTCGCTGATGAGCCGGTCGAGCAAGTCGTCTACGACGATCCGCGTGAAGGCAGACCAGCCGAACTCTCTGATGAACAGCACGACAAGTTCGTTGAGACACTCCACGAATCACCCGAAGAAGTTGGACTAGACGCGCCCGCGTGGTCTGTTCCACTAGCTCGTCACTACCTCGCCGAAGAATTCGACGTTGAGTACTGTGAGCGGCACGTCCGACGATTGATGTCTGAGGCCGGGCTGTCCTGGAAGACAGCCCGGCCGGAGTTCCACAAATCCGACGAAAGAGCCCAAGAAGCCTGGCAAGAAGGCTTC AAAAAGCGCAACGACCTGGACGACGAATACACAATCCTGACCATCGATCAGACGCGCCAGGTACTCTCGACGCTGATCTATGTGTGGTTTCCGGAAGGAGAGCGCCCGTCACTCCCGGTGACGGGCGCGTGGGATAGCATCAAGTTGCTCGGTGCAGTCAGCGACGGCGGTGAGACGTTCTTTCTGCCGTGTGCAGAGAACTTCAACAGCGACACAACGATCCGTTTACTCGACGCACTTCAGACCGAGTTCGGCGAAAAAATCTGCGTCGTCTTGGACAACGCGTCGTATTTCACGGCGAACGCAGTGCAGGAATTCGTCGAAGATACACCGATCGAACTCTGTTACCTTCCGCGGGGTTCACCAGAGCTGAACCCCGCGGAAGAGTGCTGGAGACAACTCGATCAAGAACTTGGGAACCGTCTGTTTGAGACGCTTGACGATCTTCGTGGTGCTGCTCTCTCTGCACTCAACCGCATTGAAGTTCCAGATATCTTCACGTATTTATGTCCGTAA
- a CDS encoding PD-(D/E)XK nuclease family protein: MLRPSTLYPLSENPEANILDHLQGRPLHTDADTVDDGLPLSLDEFDTEDVGSFVHSILTRCVNHGVSAHNLRTQSPTVDRIIDDELHNHGPPASQAERDGLVEFLSKFVLPDIASSKLWEQLERAERVIVEKPFRRHTRRGDVEFEIEGQADFVLQNSDGSWTIIDTKIALTDMTSETRRRYEIQVSCYAMLLGAESSVDQPINCAIETFGAVTDRQEVQFSSSELQDYLDTLLEGGK; encoded by the coding sequence ATGCTTCGACCGAGCACGCTCTACCCGCTCTCAGAAAACCCCGAGGCGAACATCCTCGACCACCTGCAGGGCCGCCCACTCCATACGGACGCCGACACGGTCGACGACGGCCTGCCGCTTTCCCTCGACGAGTTCGATACGGAAGACGTCGGCTCGTTCGTCCACAGCATTCTCACACGATGTGTCAATCACGGCGTCTCAGCACACAACCTCCGGACGCAGAGTCCGACGGTCGACCGAATCATCGACGACGAATTACACAACCACGGTCCACCTGCGAGCCAAGCTGAACGTGACGGCCTGGTTGAGTTCCTCTCCAAGTTTGTTCTCCCTGACATCGCCAGCTCAAAGTTGTGGGAACAGCTGGAGCGAGCAGAGAGGGTCATCGTCGAGAAACCATTCCGCAGGCACACCAGACGCGGGGACGTCGAATTCGAGATCGAAGGGCAGGCAGACTTCGTGTTGCAGAACTCGGATGGATCTTGGACAATCATCGACACAAAAATCGCACTCACAGACATGACCAGCGAAACCCGACGCCGGTACGAAATTCAAGTATCGTGTTACGCAATGCTCCTCGGCGCAGAGAGTAGTGTAGACCAACCAATCAACTGCGCAATCGAAACATTCGGCGCAGTCACTGACCGACAAGAGGTCCAATTCTCGTCGTCAGAACTCCAGGACTACCTGGACACACTACTCGAAGGAGGCAAGTAA